In a genomic window of Trichoderma atroviride chromosome 4, complete sequence:
- a CDS encoding putative secondary metabolism biosynthetic enzyme (EggNog:ENOG41~antiSMASH:Cluster_4.3~SMCOG1001:short-chain dehydrogenase/reductase SDR) — translation MSNSTGAEAASNPDRFVYHQLFTPNFYHDVYPSIEPENPQLKQDGRIILITGASGPIASEHARFFAKAGAKEIILSARRLDVLESLKKEIANINSAVEIDCIQGDLTSEEDVNSLWNDSIEKFGTINVVISCAASRSQMKKIGDTDIQGWWSDFETNVKALYLLARHTANLKSESPATFINVTSSMAIETIPTRSNYAITKSAGCRLIEYLHTEHPNVRAFNLHPGIVPNGVQFTMLSGANVDTAALSAGVSLYLTTPQAEFLRGRFISANWAIDDLEAKKDEIVKQNLLTTYIRAKFGPGGHFAQQ, via the exons ATGTCAAACTCTACAGGTGCTGAAGCAGCTTCAAATCCAGATAGATTCGTCTATCACCAGTTATTCACACCCAACTTCTACCATGACGTGTATCCGTCTATCGAACCCGAGAATCCGCAACTGAAACAAGATGGACGTATCATTCTGATTACGGGTGCCAGTGGGCCAATAGCATCA GAACACGCAAGGTTCTTCGCAAAGGCAGGAGCAAAAGAAATTATTCTAAGTGCTCGTCGTCTCGATGTGTTGGAGTCgttgaaaaaagaaatcgcAAACATCAACTCAGCAGTCGAAATCGACTGCATTCAAGGGGACTTGACgtccgaagaagatgtcaaCAGCCTATGGAATGACTCGATAGAAAAATTCGGCACAATCAATGTCGTTATCAGCTGCGCTGCATCGCGCTCCCAAATGAAGAAAATTGGAGACACAGATATTCAGGGATGGTGGAGCGATTTT GAAACCAATGTGAAGGCGCTTTACCTATTGGCCCGCCATACAGCAAACTTGAAATCAGAAAGCCCGGCTACTTTTATCAACGTTACAAGTAGCATGGCTATTGAAACTATCCCTACGAGATCGAACTATGCTATTACCAAATCAGCAGGCTGTCGACTCATAGAATATCTACACACAG AACATCCAAATGTGCGAGCATTCAATCTCCACCCAGGCATTGTTCCGAATGGAGTACAGTTTACTATGCTTTCGGGCGCAAATGTAGACACTG CTGCATTATCCGCTGGGGTGTCGTTGTATCTCACCACTCCTCAAGCTGAGTTCTTAAGGGGAAGATTTATATCGGCAAACTGGGCGATAGATGACTTGGAGGCTAAGAAGGATGAGATTGTAAAGCAAAATCTGCTTACAACATACATCAGGGCGAAATTTGGCCCAGGAGGGCATTTCGCTCAGCAGTAA
- a CDS encoding uncharacterized protein (EggNog:ENOG41~antiSMASH:Cluster_4.3~MEROPS:MER0030934) — MYAIAATVAAAIGAFFAQWPASGPPRVSIENGTVIGLSTDGVDSFLGIPYAQPPIGSLRLKPPQALTNKFGTIQATSMPKACPPLKIRGDPNMLAQLPEQLAAMMGNYFNEPTHVGEDCLTLNIQRPASTAADAKLPVLVWIYGGGFEQGSTQRYDFARLVNTSVSMDHPVLVVQMNWRVSAFGFLGGKELQKDGSTNLGLRDQRFALNWIAENIEAFGGDPSRVTIWGESGGSMSVFDHMLINGGDHSYKGKPLFRGAILNSGAAGPALPVQAPVAQKVYDTIVETAGCSSLKDTLGCLRELPYEAFLNASNVTPNMFNQDGIAVAFSPRPDPTDDFFPLSPDEVIKAKQPKIASVPLLAGTMEDEGTLFALALYRAQTKDALVDVIYGIAPDCPRSVFEKLFSFYPDEPSYGSPYNTGDANELYPGYKRNAAITGDICIAFQHRVVLEAISDLVPSWSYMSSYGRQTPFIGTFHEADVALFATGFPEPIYLAMAQYLISFVHHLNPNVISMIDGGSRPLPNWPNYKKETKDMMQFTDHGLEIGQDNSRQEAFDYFNSKLHQLRW; from the coding sequence ATGTATGCTATAGCTGCTACAGTTGCCGCGGCCATTGGGGCCTTTTTCGCACAATGGCCTGCATCAGGGCCACCGCGCGTCAGCATCGAGAACGGAACTGTCATCGGATTGAGCACAGATGGCGTCGACTCTTTCTTGGGAATCCCCTATGCCCAGCCCCCAATTGGCTCTTTACGGCTGAAGCCACCTCAAGCATTAACAAACAAATTTGGAACAATCCAGGCAACATCAATGCCAAAGGCATGTCCGCCTCTCAAGATTCGAGGCGATCCAAACATGCTTGCCCAGCTTCCTGAACAGTTGGCAGCAATGATGGGCAATTATTTCAACGAGCCTACGCATGTGGGCGAAGATTGCTTGACTTTGAACATCCAACGGCCCGCGTCCACAGCAGCtgatgccaagctgccagTGTTAGTCTGGATTTACGGAGGAGGTTTTGAACAAGGTTCTACGCAGAGGTATGACTTTGCTCGACTTGTCAATACCTCAGTTTCCATGGACCATCCTGTTTTAGTGGTACAAATGAACTGGCGAGTATCTGCTTTCGGATTTCTTGGAGGAAAAGAGCTCCAGAAGGACGGTAGCACAAACCTGGGACTACGCGATCAACGTTTTGCCTTGAACTGGATCGCGGAAAACATCGAGGCTTTTGGGGGAGATCCCTCCAGAGTCACCATCTGGGGCGAATCAGGCGGAAGCATGTCCGTCTTCGATCACATGCTCATCAATGGCGGCGACCATTCCTACAAGGGGAAGCCGCTGTTCCGCGGAGCTATTTTGAACtctggtgctgctgggccgGCACTTCCCGTCCAAGCCCCTGTGGCACAGAAAGTATACGACACTATTGTTGAAACAGCTGGATGTTCTTCATTAAAGGATACGCTTGGCTGTCTCAGAGAGCTACCTTATGAGGCCTTCTTGAACGCTTCGAATGTGACACCCAACATGTTCAATCAGGATGGTATAGCTGTAGCGTTCTCTCCACGACCAGACCCAACTGATGacttctttcctctctctccggATGAAGTCATCAAAGCAAAACAGCCAAAAATTGCTTCTGTACCGCTACTGGCCGGTACCATGGAGGATGAGGGGACACTGTTTGCTCTAGCGCTGTACAGGGCTCAGACCAAGGACGCTCTTGTTGATGTGATTTATGGCATTGCTCCTGATTGCCCCAGGTCCGTCTTCGAAAAACTTTTCTCATTCTATCCCGATGAGCCCAGTTATGGATCACCGTATAATACCGGGGATGCCAATGAGTTATACCCGGGCTATAAACGCAATGCAGCAATCACGGGAGACATATGCATTGCCTTCCAACACCGTGTTGTGCTCGAAGCTATTTCAGACCTAGTGCCATCGTGGAGTTACATGTCCTCATATGGACGACAGACACCATTTATTGGCACATTTCACGAAGCTGATGTTGCGCTCTTCGCGACCGGGTTCCCAGAGCCAATATACCTTGCGATGGCTCAATACCTCATTAGTTTTGTTCATCACTTGAACCCCAACGTAATTAGCATGATTGATGGGGGCTCACGACCTCTTCCAAACTGGCCAAATTACAAAAAGGAGACTAAAGATATGATGCAGTTCACAGATCATGGGCTAGAGATTGGCCAAGATAATTCCCGCCAAGAAGCTTTTGACTATTTCAACTCGaagcttcatcagcttcggTGGTAA
- a CDS encoding uncharacterized protein (EggNog:ENOG41~antiSMASH:Cluster_4.3~SMCOG1034:cytochrome P450) codes for MNEDRENHARLRKQLGLGFSERSMRDQEPIIGGYVNLLIQRLHEYCIDRDSMDPITGQQAKRPMDMTAWYAWTTFDIIGDLAFGEPFGCLERAKYDPWVAAIGKAVRFSPIILGAKLLGYEWVLRPILKMLNKYRREHNRLCMEKLERRCQLNMERPDFIEGLLQKAKEWNLDMRQIMQNSSNLIIAGSETTATALAGITYLLLKNPEIFQRVVDEVRQAYSSEDEITLLSVNNLPLMLACINESLRLYPPVALGLPRTVPQGGAMVAGEYVPQGVTVSTWHWAVYHSERLWTEPFAFRPERFMNDPKYAGDKLDALQPFSIGPRNCLGRNLAYAEMKLILARIIYNFDIQLVDEGNDWMKQDTYILWDKGPLPVYLTPIKGPRQM; via the exons ATGAACGAAGATAGAGAGAACCATGCTCGTCTACGCAAACAGCTGGGTCTCGGATTTAGTGAGCGCAGCATGAGGGACCAAGAACCGATTATTGGCGGTTATGTGAATCTTCTTATTCAGAGGCTTCACGAATACTGCATTGACCGTGACTCTATGGATCCTATAACCGGCCAGCAGGCTAAAAGGCCGATGGATATGACTGCGTGGTACGCTTGGACAACCTTTGACATTATTGGCGATCTGGCGTTTGGTGAACCATTTGGATGCCTTGAGCGCGCAAAATATGACCCCTGGGTAGCTGCTATTGGCAAAGCTGTGCGCTTTAGTCCCATCATTTTGGGTGCTAAACTGCTTGGTTATGAGTGGGTGTTACGGCCCATATTGAAGATGCTAAACAAGTATCGTCGTGAGCATAATAGGCTGTgtatggagaagctggagaggcGTTGCCAGTTGAACATGGAGAGACCAGACTTCATAGAAGGCTTATTACAGAAAGCCAAAGAATGG AACCTCGATATGCGTCAAATAATGCAGAATAGTAGCAATCTAATCATTGCTGGCTCAGAGACGACAGCCACAGCATTAGCTGGTATCACGTACTTACTTCTCAAAAACCCAGAAATATTCCAAAGGGTTGTCGACGAAGTTCGCCAGGCTTACAGTTCGGAAGATGAGATAACGCTACTGTCGGTCAATAACCTCCCTCTTATGCTCGCCTGCATAAACGAATCTCTGCGTTTATATCCACCAGTTGCTCTTGGTCTTCCACGAACGGTTCCTCAGGGCGGTGCAATGGTTGCAGGAGAATACGTTCCACAAGGT GTGACGGTTAGCACCTGGCATTGGGCCGTCTATCATAGCGAACGGCTATGGACTGAGCCATTTGCTTTCCGGCCAGAGCGCTTCATGAATGATCCGAAGTATGCTGGGGATAAGTTGGACGCTCTGCAGCCTTTTTCCATTGGGCCGCGGAACTGTCTTGGCCGCAA TCTAGCATATGCGGAAATGAAGTTGATTCTTGCGCGAATCATATATAACTTTGACATTCAGCTGGTCGATGAAGGAAATGATTGGATGAAGCAAGACACGTACATATTGTGGGATAAAGGTCCTCTGCCTGTATATTTAACTCCTATTAAGGGTCCTAGACAAATGTGA